The proteins below are encoded in one region of Rhododendron vialii isolate Sample 1 chromosome 7a, ASM3025357v1:
- the LOC131333684 gene encoding plant intracellular Ras-group-related LRR protein 5-like, with protein MAVIPKTDPSPAYLQAVEEITRAYKSLPPRPTIEEVEAATSVLHTINTSQHTKLEEISSQPGPHDVPPELFSLLQQVRKTQVLFHAHEQRKEAVYLIETDKMFRAFDELIQRASDLVLGVKTQVEERVLAFENEEMDYSLGDPVGEIIASGIEMKRIDGGKGKVVDGGGINGLMVSSSFKGRLGGGDLKGLVGSSSFRGKLGGGDLKGLVGSSSTNKPTSFITGGGDTEKLSLMKVAAIIENCAKNGERVLDLQGKLMEKIEWLPVSLGKLSNVYELNLSQNHIMALPATIGSLLALTKLDIHSNQLINLPESFGELVNLTDLDLHANMLKSLPPSFGNLNNLSNLDLSSNLFTHLPDLIGKLTSLKKLNVETNELEELPFSIGSCSSIVELRLDFNQLKALPEAIGKLESLEILSLHYNKVKRLPTTIGNLSKLREVDISFNELESIPGSLCAVVSIVKLNVGHNFADLRALPKLIGNLEMLEELDISDDQIRVLPESFRFLSKLRVFHADETPLEVPPRQIIKLGPQAVVEYMAEFVAKKDLKFQQPKKKKGFWSLVCLLFRK; from the exons ATGGCTGTAATACCCAAGACGGACCCATCACCAGCCTACCTACAAGCAGTGGAAGAAATCACTCGAGCCTACAAATCCCTTCCCCCGAGACCCACGATCGAAGAGGTCGAAGCAGCCACATCCGTACTCCACACCATCAACACTTCACAGCACACAAAACTGGAAGAGATCTCAAGCCAGCCGGGCCCACATGACGTCCCGCCGGAGCTCTTCTCCCTGCTGCAACAGGTGAGGAAAACCCAGGTCCTGTTCCACGCCCACGAGCAGAGGAAAGAGGCCGTCTACCTGATCGAGACCGACAAGATGTTCCGGGCATTCGATGAGCTCATTCAGAGGGCTTCGGACCTGGTTTTGGGGGTGAAAACCCAGGTGGAGGAAAGGGTTTTAGCTTTTGAGAATGAAGAAATGGACTATTCCTTGGGGGACCCAGTTGGGGAAATAATTGCAAGCGGAATTGAGATGAAGAGAATTGATGGTGGAAAAGGGAAGGTGGTTGATGGTGGTGGGATAAATGGTTTGATGGTTAGTTCTTCGTTTAAGGGGAGgcttggtggtggtgatttgaAGGGTTTGGTGGGGAGTTCTTCGTTTAGGGGGAAgcttggtggtggtgatttgaAGGGTTTGGTGGGGAGTTCTTCCACAAACAAGCCAACTAGTTTCATTACAG GTGGAGGGGACACTGAGAAGTTGAGTCTCATGAAAGTTGCAGCCATAATCGAAAACTGTGCAAAAAATGGAGAACGGGTTCTTGATCTTCAAGGCAAGTTGATGGAAAAGATAGAATGGCTTCCCGTGTCACTTGGGAAGTTATCGAATGTATACGAACTAAACCTATCTCAAAACCACATCATGGCTCTTCCCGCCACCATTGGCAGCCTCTTAGCCTTAACAAAGCTCGACATTCACTCAAACCAATTAATAAACCTTCCTGAATCATTCGGTGAACTAGTTAACCTAACCGATCTTGACCTCCATGCCAACATGTTGAAATCACTCCCTCCTTCTTTTGGGAACTTGAACAACCTCAGTAATCTTGATTTGAGTTCAAATCTTTTTACCCATTTACCAGACTTGATTGGAAAGCTAACCTCATTAAAGAAACTGAATGTGGAAACAAATGAGCTAGAAGAACTTCCTTTCTCAATCGGATCATGCTCGTCAATTGTGGAGCTGAGATTAGATTTCAATCAACTTAAAGCGCTTCCGGAAGCGATCGGAAAGCTCGAGAGCTTGGAGATTCTTTCATTGCATTATAACAAAGTCAAACGATTGCCAACAACGATAGGAAATCTTTCGAAGCTGAGGGAAGTCGATATTAGCTTCAATGAACTGGAGTCCATCCCTGGAAGCCTTTGTGCCGTGGTGAGTATTGTGAAGTTGAACGTTGGGCATAACTTTGCGGACCTCAGAGCATTGCCGAAATTGATAGGAAACCTTGAAATGCTCGAAGAGTTGGACATTAGCGATGATCAGATAAGAGTGCTTCCGGAATCTTTCAGGTTTCTTTCCAAATTGAGAGTTTTTCACGCAGATGAAACACCCTTGGAAGTGCCACCAAGACAAATAATAAAGCTGGGGCCTCAG GCTGTTGTCGAGTACATGGCTGAATTTGTCGCGAAGAAAGATCTGAAGTTTCAACagccgaagaagaagaagggattCTGGTCACTGGTTTGCCTGCTTTTTCGCAAATGA